A region from the Kineothrix sp. IPX-CK genome encodes:
- a CDS encoding class I SAM-dependent methyltransferase — MGTYTDFAGVYDTFMDDTPYEEWAAYLLELLGEYGVAVPKITEAAAAERSIVVDLGCGTGTLTQLLAEAGYDMIGIDNSREMLNIALTKREKSGKDILYLHQDMREFELYGTAGAIICVCDSMNYLLEEDEIEQTLRLVNNYLYPGGVFIFDFNTIYKYETVIGDATIAENREDCSFIWENYFDCDSGINEYDLTVFVRATERGVTEEDGESFRRFTETHYQRGYTLDMMRSLVEKAGMEFVAAIDADTRGDVWEESERIYVIARECGKEHVNE; from the coding sequence ATGGGGACATATACTGATTTTGCCGGCGTGTACGATACCTTTATGGACGATACTCCTTATGAGGAATGGGCGGCGTATCTTTTGGAGCTGCTTGGAGAATATGGAGTCGCTGTTCCGAAGATAACGGAAGCGGCTGCAGCGGAGCGCAGCATCGTGGTGGACCTGGGCTGCGGAACAGGTACGCTGACACAGCTTCTTGCAGAGGCGGGATACGACATGATAGGAATCGATAATTCGCGGGAAATGCTGAATATCGCTCTCACGAAAAGGGAAAAATCAGGGAAGGATATCCTGTATCTTCATCAGGATATGCGGGAGTTCGAATTGTATGGAACCGCGGGCGCAATCATATGCGTATGCGATTCCATGAACTATCTGCTGGAGGAGGATGAAATAGAGCAGACTCTTCGATTGGTGAACAATTACCTTTATCCGGGCGGTGTATTCATTTTTGATTTTAATACGATATATAAGTACGAGACAGTTATCGGCGATGCAACAATAGCTGAAAATAGAGAGGATTGCAGTTTTATTTGGGAAAATTATTTCGATTGCGACAGCGGAATCAACGAATATGACCTTACGGTTTTTGTGAGAGCAACGGAGCGCGGCGTTACGGAGGAGGACGGCGAGAGCTTTCGCCGTTTTACGGAGACTCATTATCAAAGGGGTTATACCTTAGATATGATGCGTTCTTTGGTAGAAAAGGCGGGAATGGAATTCGTGGCTGCCATCGATGCAGATACACGCGGCGATGTATGGGAAGAGAGTGAACGCATTTATGTAATAGCCAGAGAATGCGGAAAGGAACATGTTAATGAGTGA
- a CDS encoding histidinol-phosphate transaminase, with the protein MKWEENVRRVEPYVPGEQPKQANIIKLNTNECPYPPAPGVREKLRQIDTDSFRLYPDTSIGELAGELCAYYGVLPEQLYIGVGSDDVLAMAFLTFFCSDKPILFPDITYSFYDVWAELYRIPYELQPLDDEFFIRKEDYFKPNGGIIIPNPNAPTGVFEEVSTMEEIIEANRDSVVIIDEAYIDFGGESCLKLIDKYDNLLVVQTFSKSRAMAGMRIGFAMGNPKLISYLQNAKFSFNSYTMNTPAILLGAEAVRDKAYFKETTEKIINTRESIKLRLKELGFSFPDSKANFIFASHERIPAKEIFNDLKEKDIFVRYWDKPRIGNYLRISIGTPEEMDILMENLKGMVEHDGDIY; encoded by the coding sequence ATGAAATGGGAAGAGAATGTTAGAAGGGTGGAGCCCTACGTGCCGGGCGAACAGCCCAAACAGGCGAATATCATTAAATTAAATACTAATGAGTGTCCTTATCCTCCGGCCCCAGGTGTTCGGGAAAAACTGCGGCAGATTGATACCGACAGCTTCCGCTTGTATCCTGATACTTCAATAGGAGAGCTTGCCGGGGAGCTGTGTGCCTATTACGGCGTCTTGCCGGAACAGCTTTATATTGGGGTGGGAAGTGATGATGTGCTCGCCATGGCGTTTCTGACCTTCTTTTGTTCAGACAAACCGATTTTATTTCCCGATATTACTTATTCCTTCTACGATGTATGGGCGGAGCTTTACCGTATACCTTATGAGCTTCAGCCTTTAGATGATGAGTTCTTTATCCGTAAGGAGGATTATTTTAAGCCAAATGGGGGAATCATTATACCGAATCCCAATGCTCCTACCGGTGTTTTTGAAGAGGTGAGCACAATGGAGGAAATCATTGAGGCTAACAGGGACAGTGTGGTCATCATCGATGAAGCGTATATAGATTTCGGCGGGGAAAGCTGCCTTAAGCTGATCGATAAATATGATAATCTTTTGGTCGTACAGACTTTCTCGAAGTCTCGGGCGATGGCGGGAATGCGCATCGGCTTTGCCATGGGTAATCCGAAGCTCATCAGCTATCTTCAGAATGCGAAATTTTCCTTCAATTCCTATACGATGAATACTCCCGCTATTCTGCTCGGTGCGGAAGCTGTGAGGGATAAGGCATATTTTAAAGAAACTACGGAAAAGATTATAAATACACGAGAGAGTATAAAGCTGAGATTGAAGGAACTGGGCTTTTCTTTCCCTGATTCCAAAGCTAATTTTATTTTTGCGTCACATGAGAGAATACCGGCAAAAGAGATTTTCAATGATCTCAAAGAAAAGGATATTTTTGTCCGTTACTGGGACAAGCCGCGAATTGGTAATTATCTGCGTATAAGCATAGGTACGCCGGAGGAAATGGATATTTTGATGGAGAATCTGAAAGGCATGGTTGAGCATGATGGGGACATATACTGA
- a CDS encoding glycosyltransferase family 2 protein, with the protein MITISLCMIVKNEEKILDRCLSCVADLMDEIIIVDTGSDDGTKEIAARYTDKIYDFTWVHDFSAARNYAFSKASKEYIYSVDADELLDEINRERFRILKQELLPEIEIVQMYYTNQLKHGSVYNYDKEYRPKLFKRVRSFTWIDPIHETVRTEPLVFDSEIEIIHEQEESHAARDLEAFRRVCGEGHLSSRLHNLYARELFIAGSEEDVILSGPFFEASCEDTGRSVEEVREAACVAARAARFRGDRLKFHKYAMKAVASNGCAEICLELGYFYMSEEDYHEAVVWFYNAAFESESLLDIRCRGDKPLNGMAECYKRIGMEEQAAEYARMAKEWTAGSCE; encoded by the coding sequence ATGATAACGATAAGCCTTTGTATGATAGTAAAAAACGAAGAGAAGATTTTGGACAGGTGTTTGTCATGCGTTGCTGACTTAATGGATGAAATCATCATAGTTGATACCGGTTCCGATGATGGGACGAAGGAAATCGCGGCCAGGTATACGGATAAGATATATGATTTTACGTGGGTTCATGATTTTTCTGCTGCCAGGAATTATGCATTTTCCAAGGCTTCGAAGGAATATATATATTCTGTGGATGCGGATGAGTTGTTAGACGAGATCAATAGGGAAAGATTCCGTATTTTGAAACAGGAGCTGCTGCCGGAAATTGAAATCGTTCAGATGTATTATACCAACCAGCTTAAGCACGGATCGGTTTATAACTACGATAAAGAATATAGACCTAAACTGTTTAAAAGAGTGAGGAGCTTCACCTGGATCGACCCGATTCATGAGACTGTGCGAACGGAGCCGCTGGTTTTTGACAGCGAGATAGAGATCATTCATGAGCAGGAGGAAAGTCATGCGGCGAGAGATTTGGAGGCTTTTCGAAGAGTGTGCGGAGAAGGGCATTTATCGTCGCGTCTCCATAATCTTTACGCAAGGGAACTTTTTATCGCGGGCAGCGAAGAGGATGTAATTCTGTCAGGGCCTTTCTTTGAAGCCTCCTGTGAAGATACGGGGCGGTCTGTGGAAGAAGTACGAGAGGCGGCCTGCGTGGCGGCAAGAGCGGCACGGTTTAGGGGCGATAGGCTGAAGTTCCATAAATATGCGATGAAGGCGGTAGCCAGTAACGGGTGTGCGGAAATCTGTCTGGAGCTTGGATATTTTTATATGTCGGAGGAAGATTACCATGAGGCGGTGGTATGGTTCTATAATGCTGCTTTTGAATCGGAAAGTCTGTTGGACATCCGATGCAGAGGAGACAAGCCTTTGAATGGAATGGCGGAATGCTATAAGCGCATAGGAATGGAGGAGCAGGCCGCAGAGTATGCCCGTATGGCGAAGGAATGGACGGCCGGCTCTTGCGAATAA
- a CDS encoding amino acid ABC transporter ATP-binding protein yields MIIVKDLHKKFENNHVLRGVNYHVHQGEKVVVIGPSGSGKSTFLRCMNLLETPTSGEIWVDGVNITDTKTDIDKVRQHLGMVFQNFNLFDNLTIMNNITLSPIKLRLMSKEEASENALKLLERVGLTEKADAYPSQLSGGQKQRVAIVRSLAMNPRVMLFDEPTSALDPEMVGEVLDVMKGLADSGMTMVVVTHEMGFAREVGTKVLFMDEGVIMEENTPQEFFNHPKSPRLQEFLSKVL; encoded by the coding sequence GTGATAATCGTTAAGGACCTGCATAAAAAATTTGAAAATAATCACGTGTTAAGAGGAGTGAATTATCACGTGCACCAAGGAGAAAAGGTTGTGGTCATCGGACCGTCCGGTTCCGGGAAAAGTACCTTCCTTCGTTGTATGAATCTGTTGGAGACTCCTACCAGCGGAGAAATATGGGTGGACGGAGTTAATATTACCGATACGAAGACCGATATAGATAAAGTAAGGCAACATCTGGGGATGGTATTCCAGAATTTTAATCTGTTCGATAACCTGACGATTATGAATAACATTACTCTTTCTCCCATTAAGCTGAGGCTGATGAGCAAGGAGGAAGCCTCGGAGAATGCGCTGAAGCTCCTGGAGAGAGTAGGATTGACGGAAAAGGCGGATGCCTATCCCAGTCAACTTTCGGGAGGACAGAAGCAGAGAGTGGCAATCGTGCGTTCTCTCGCAATGAACCCGAGAGTGATGCTTTTTGACGAGCCTACCTCCGCACTGGACCCTGAGATGGTCGGCGAGGTTTTAGATGTTATGAAGGGGCTGGCGGACAGCGGCATGACGATGGTGGTCGTAACCCATGAGATGGGCTTTGCCAGAGAAGTAGGCACGAAAGTACTTTTCATGGATGAAGGAGTTATAATGGAAGAAAACACACCTCAGGAATTCTTCAATCATCCTAAGAGTCCGAGACTGCAGGAGTTTCTGTCAAAGGTGCTATAA
- a CDS encoding amino acid ABC transporter permease translates to MQAWFEKASAMFEAAFVTGDRWKLYLNGLGVTLEIAFFAAILGMIIGTLLAFMKLSVRRNGKKSILAVIANVYIDIIRGTPSVLQLMIMWFIIMANSKNGVIVAILSFGINSGAYVAEIVRAGILAVDNGQMEAGRSLGLSKAKTMIYIIIPQAVKNVLPPIGNEFIVLLKETAIVGYVSLTDLTRAANQIASRTYEAFMPLIGAAVIYFIVIKILTILLAKFERRLRKSDNR, encoded by the coding sequence ATGCAGGCATGGTTCGAGAAGGCTTCAGCAATGTTTGAGGCCGCATTTGTCACCGGAGACCGGTGGAAATTATATTTGAACGGATTGGGAGTTACGTTGGAAATCGCCTTTTTTGCGGCGATATTGGGTATGATTATCGGCACGCTATTAGCTTTTATGAAGCTGTCGGTCAGAAGAAATGGAAAGAAATCGATATTGGCAGTGATTGCCAATGTTTATATAGATATCATCAGGGGAACGCCTTCGGTGCTCCAGCTGATGATCATGTGGTTCATTATAATGGCGAATAGTAAGAATGGCGTAATTGTTGCGATTTTGTCTTTCGGTATTAACAGCGGCGCTTATGTGGCGGAAATCGTGCGCGCAGGAATCCTTGCCGTGGATAACGGACAGATGGAAGCAGGCCGTTCCCTCGGCTTATCAAAAGCGAAGACGATGATATACATCATCATTCCGCAGGCGGTAAAGAATGTGCTTCCGCCAATCGGAAACGAATTTATCGTGTTATTAAAGGAGACGGCAATCGTCGGTTATGTGAGTCTGACCGATTTGACAAGGGCAGCCAATCAGATCGCTTCCAGAACATACGAAGCGTTCATGCCTCTTATAGGTGCGGCGGTGATTTATTTTATCGTAATTAAGATATTGACAATTCTGCTCGCCAAATTTGAGAGGAGGCTGCGTAAAAGTGATAATCGTTAA
- a CDS encoding basic amino acid ABC transporter substrate-binding protein yields the protein MKKWLAAMMAAVLSMSLLTACGSTAQEAAPEETAQTEQAEETAQEETPAEDTAQEETSTEDTAAVSEALADGVLNVGTNAEFPPFEYVNDAGEPDGFDIALINAIGEKLGVTVQVDNMEFASLVSSIGSKIDVSIAGMTVTEERKASVDFSDPYYTAVQYVILPEGSAIATADDLKGKAIGVQLGTTGDFIAEEIEDATVSQYNKAVDAVNDLINGRLDCVIIDKNPAMVFESKFEGQVTAVDGVQFGFEAEDYAIAMPKGDTVLVEQINNALQELIDDGTFDSLVSQYIEEN from the coding sequence ATGAAAAAATGGTTAGCAGCAATGATGGCAGCAGTACTTAGTATGTCCCTTTTGACCGCATGCGGAAGCACGGCGCAGGAAGCGGCTCCGGAAGAAACGGCACAGACTGAGCAGGCTGAAGAAACAGCGCAGGAGGAGACTCCCGCAGAGGATACAGCACAGGAAGAGACTTCCACAGAGGATACAGCAGCAGTGTCCGAAGCTTTAGCGGACGGAGTGTTAAATGTAGGTACTAATGCAGAGTTCCCGCCCTTCGAGTACGTGAATGATGCCGGGGAACCGGATGGTTTCGATATTGCGTTGATTAATGCAATCGGTGAGAAGCTGGGCGTTACGGTTCAGGTTGACAATATGGAATTCGCTTCCCTTGTTTCTTCCATCGGAAGCAAGATAGACGTATCTATCGCAGGCATGACGGTAACAGAAGAGAGAAAAGCCAGTGTGGATTTTTCCGATCCTTATTATACCGCCGTTCAGTATGTGATTTTGCCGGAAGGCTCAGCGATCGCAACTGCGGATGATTTGAAGGGTAAGGCGATTGGCGTACAGCTTGGAACTACCGGCGATTTCATTGCGGAGGAGATTGAGGATGCTACGGTATCCCAATATAACAAGGCAGTGGACGCTGTCAATGATCTGATTAACGGAAGACTTGACTGCGTTATCATCGACAAGAATCCTGCCATGGTATTCGAATCCAAATTCGAAGGCCAGGTAACGGCAGTGGACGGGGTGCAGTTCGGCTTTGAAGCAGAGGATTATGCGATTGCTATGCCGAAGGGAGATACCGTGTTAGTAGAGCAGATCAATAATGCATTGCAGGAATTGATTGACGACGGCACCTTCGATTCCTTAGTAAGCCAGTACATAGAAGAGAACTAA
- a CDS encoding acyltransferase family protein, with amino-acid sequence MEKKRDNDTFRILSAIGIILIVAGHADFQIFDLGGLFPYYSYHVAIFLFVSGYFYNEDDEVHIGAYIRRKAARLLVPYFLWNLFYGFLAAALKYFGFIIGDGISFKTLFLDPFLTGHQFGYNFPAWFVPALFLVEVINVCMRRVLTAIRLNKEYLIMAAVLLAGILTVWFAIGGHVWGYYKFPGRILFMLPAFELGKLYKKKLERKDTLPNGIYFSVLFIVQLVVAFSCAGLAYSTVWCASFANGPVIPFVTMVTGIAFWLRVSKILSPLLPQLRGIRQIGENTYGIMMHHILALFLVKEAFFALSLFTPWCADFDKAAFLTDVNYIYLLNGMDVSRWIYMAAGIVIPLLIGKVSEKGYHRLIR; translated from the coding sequence ATGGAGAAGAAGAGAGATAATGATACATTTCGTATTCTTTCCGCTATAGGAATCATCTTAATAGTAGCGGGGCATGCGGACTTTCAGATATTTGATTTGGGAGGATTGTTCCCATATTATTCGTATCATGTGGCGATATTTCTGTTTGTTTCCGGCTATTTTTATAATGAAGACGACGAAGTGCATATTGGAGCATATATAAGGCGGAAAGCCGCACGGCTGCTTGTGCCCTATTTTTTATGGAACCTTTTTTACGGCTTTCTGGCAGCTGCGCTTAAGTATTTCGGGTTTATTATCGGAGACGGAATCAGCTTTAAGACGCTTTTTCTTGATCCGTTTCTCACCGGCCATCAGTTCGGTTATAATTTTCCGGCATGGTTCGTTCCTGCGCTGTTTCTTGTGGAGGTAATCAATGTTTGCATGCGCAGGGTTCTTACCGCTATACGGCTTAACAAGGAATATCTGATTATGGCCGCTGTTCTTCTGGCAGGAATACTGACAGTATGGTTTGCCATAGGAGGGCATGTCTGGGGATATTATAAATTTCCGGGAAGAATCCTTTTTATGCTTCCGGCCTTTGAACTGGGGAAGTTATATAAGAAAAAGCTGGAACGGAAGGATACGCTGCCAAATGGTATTTACTTTTCCGTTTTATTCATTGTACAGCTTGTTGTGGCGTTCTCTTGTGCAGGATTAGCCTATAGCACGGTATGGTGCGCGAGCTTTGCCAATGGACCGGTCATTCCCTTTGTGACGATGGTGACAGGTATTGCGTTCTGGCTGCGGGTATCAAAGATTCTGTCGCCCCTGCTGCCTCAACTTAGGGGAATCCGGCAAATAGGGGAAAATACCTATGGGATTATGATGCACCACATCTTAGCGCTTTTTCTCGTAAAGGAGGCGTTCTTTGCGCTATCCTTATTCACTCCGTGGTGCGCGGATTTCGATAAGGCGGCATTTTTAACGGACGTTAATTATATTTACCTATTGAATGGTATGGATGTGAGCAGATGGATTTATATGGCGGCGGGAATTGTAATACCGTTATTGATTGGTAAGGTATCTGAAAAGGGATACCATCGATTGATAAGGTAA
- a CDS encoding GGDEF domain-containing protein, with protein sequence MKKFVKIWKRLFIGIFLCSVLVGILLFYVNILEKELNDEIIGVLKETSEQSVVILNKEVEGEFILLEEVSDRLSVRNGFNPEEAVAELEKVAKRYSVKRMGIIMPDGQAYTTDKKNLNLGDREFFMDSLRGKRGISGRLQDKDNGEDIVVFSMPIYEDGSVCAVVFTTHRIAEIQNLFTVSIFDGKGYSYIIEENGDIVMNTTNSTGFKGYDNIYEALGAASGSNAEAVDEMHADLENQERGYIRFHNKIDKYMYYSPLQIKNWYVLNVVPSGVMDSTRDFIMLLTYALCGVLGAIFASFILYIIKTEQKKKKELSNILYVDNVTGGYSFARFSAEAKKRLKEADTNTAYIVMDVDQFKIINELFGYEEGNETLRYIWQMCRRYSKENEIYARRIADKFVALWYFDSREELDGRIKGFLEALQKNYPDTINDYILKVSFGIYIVKDKTEDIQHMMNYATMAHSSIKGQDDVQYAFYDDDFRQRMLQEKLLEDQMKLALQHEEFIVYYQPKYSVTTKKLVGAEALVRWRKADGSTVMPGKFIPLAEKKGFISYLDKYIFAEVCKKQKEWLEAGKEVVPVSVNLSRRHLYNDSFIEEYVQMVEDAKVPAKYMQLELTESAIFENQEALCQIIDRLHAMGFRILMDDFGTGYSSLMMLKSISIDVLKLDKSFVDDFDDPKGQKIITSVIELAQALHMEVTAEGVETEEQYEFLRKLGCNTIQGFYFAKPMPEEEFERLLN encoded by the coding sequence ATGAAAAAGTTTGTGAAGATTTGGAAGAGATTGTTTATAGGCATATTCCTTTGCAGCGTTTTGGTCGGTATCTTATTGTTTTATGTGAATATATTGGAAAAAGAACTGAACGATGAAATCATAGGAGTTTTGAAAGAAACATCCGAGCAGAGTGTGGTCATACTCAATAAGGAGGTAGAGGGAGAATTCATTCTGCTGGAAGAGGTGTCTGACAGGCTCTCCGTAAGGAACGGCTTTAATCCGGAAGAAGCGGTTGCAGAGCTTGAAAAGGTGGCTAAGCGCTATTCCGTAAAACGAATGGGAATCATTATGCCCGATGGACAAGCTTATACTACGGATAAAAAGAATCTAAATCTGGGCGACAGAGAATTCTTTATGGATAGTTTGCGGGGAAAAAGGGGGATATCGGGACGGCTTCAGGATAAGGACAACGGAGAGGACATCGTCGTATTCAGTATGCCGATTTATGAGGACGGAAGTGTATGCGCGGTAGTTTTTACTACGCATAGAATTGCGGAGATACAGAATCTGTTCACTGTTTCTATTTTCGATGGAAAAGGATATTCCTATATCATAGAAGAAAATGGCGACATTGTGATGAACACCACCAATTCTACCGGATTTAAGGGATATGATAACATATATGAGGCGTTAGGCGCAGCTTCCGGTTCCAATGCGGAAGCGGTGGATGAGATGCACGCGGATCTGGAAAACCAGGAACGCGGATATATCCGGTTTCATAATAAGATAGATAAATACATGTATTATTCGCCGCTTCAGATTAAGAACTGGTATGTTCTGAATGTGGTCCCCTCCGGCGTAATGGACTCCACCAGAGATTTCATTATGCTTCTTACTTATGCCCTTTGCGGGGTGTTGGGGGCTATCTTCGCCTCCTTCATATTATATATCATAAAGACGGAGCAGAAGAAGAAAAAGGAGCTGTCCAATATTTTGTATGTGGACAATGTGACCGGCGGCTATTCTTTTGCGCGCTTTAGTGCCGAAGCCAAGAAACGATTGAAGGAGGCAGACACCAATACGGCGTATATCGTAATGGATGTGGATCAGTTCAAGATAATCAACGAGCTGTTCGGTTATGAGGAAGGGAATGAGACCTTGCGCTATATATGGCAGATGTGCAGAAGGTACAGCAAGGAAAATGAGATTTATGCGAGGCGTATAGCTGACAAGTTTGTGGCACTTTGGTACTTCGACAGCAGAGAAGAACTGGACGGGCGCATTAAGGGATTTTTGGAGGCCTTGCAGAAAAACTATCCCGATACGATAAATGATTATATACTGAAGGTTTCCTTCGGCATTTATATCGTGAAAGACAAGACTGAGGATATCCAGCACATGATGAACTATGCGACCATGGCTCATTCCTCTATAAAAGGGCAGGACGATGTGCAGTATGCTTTTTATGACGATGATTTCAGGCAAAGGATGCTTCAGGAAAAGCTGTTGGAGGACCAGATGAAGCTTGCTCTGCAGCATGAGGAATTCATTGTTTATTATCAGCCTAAGTACAGTGTGACGACGAAAAAACTGGTGGGAGCCGAGGCCCTGGTGCGGTGGCGGAAGGCGGACGGTTCTACCGTTATGCCGGGCAAATTCATACCCTTGGCAGAAAAGAAAGGCTTCATCAGTTATCTGGATAAATATATATTCGCGGAGGTATGTAAAAAGCAGAAGGAGTGGCTGGAGGCAGGTAAAGAGGTGGTTCCTGTTTCCGTCAACCTTTCCAGAAGGCATCTGTACAACGACAGCTTTATTGAGGAATATGTGCAGATGGTGGAGGATGCAAAGGTGCCTGCGAAGTATATGCAGCTTGAGCTGACGGAAAGTGCCATCTTTGAAAATCAGGAAGCGTTATGCCAGATCATCGACAGACTGCATGCGATGGGGTTCCGCATACTGATGGACGATTTCGGTACGGGCTACTCGTCTCTTATGATGCTAAAATCTATTTCTATCGATGTCTTAAAGCTGGATAAAAGTTTTGTGGATGATTTCGATGACCCTAAAGGGCAGAAAATCATTACCAGCGTTATCGAGCTGGCACAGGCCCTTCATATGGAAGTAACGGCGGAGGGGGTAGAAACTGAGGAACAGTATGAATTCCTTAGGAAACTGGGCTGCAACACTATTCAGGGCTTTTATTTTGCTAAGCCGATGCCGGAAGAGGAGTTTGAGAGGCTGTTAAATTAG
- a CDS encoding polysaccharide deacetylase family protein — protein MKRYVERIKKKIWKMLPKREEGQSEEAYRSMLIIKGVEAAVFVLAALAIIKGAAAVLPGSVTVSSSVNGRELPIYCVETQKKELALSFDAAWGNEDTEKILEILEKHGIYATFFMTGGWVDAYPDDVKAILAAGHDLGNHSDSHKNMSQLSETQCEEEIMEAHRKVQELTGYEMNLFRPPYGDYNNEVISSAAKCGYYSVQWDVDSLDWKDYGTNAIIKEVTQNKHLGNGSIILCHNGAKYTVDALDKLITELKNQGYEFVPVSQLIYKDHYHMDIEGRQIKN, from the coding sequence ATGAAGCGATATGTGGAACGAATCAAAAAGAAAATATGGAAGATGCTTCCGAAACGAGAAGAGGGACAATCGGAAGAAGCGTATAGAAGTATGCTGATTATAAAAGGAGTGGAGGCGGCGGTTTTTGTGCTGGCGGCATTGGCTATCATAAAAGGAGCAGCAGCAGTCCTGCCGGGTTCCGTTACTGTCAGCAGCAGTGTGAATGGAAGAGAGCTTCCTATTTACTGTGTAGAAACGCAGAAGAAGGAGCTCGCACTTTCTTTCGATGCGGCATGGGGAAACGAGGACACGGAAAAAATATTGGAAATTTTAGAAAAACATGGTATTTATGCCACCTTTTTCATGACGGGCGGCTGGGTAGATGCTTATCCTGATGATGTGAAAGCAATTCTTGCGGCAGGGCATGATCTGGGAAATCATAGTGACAGTCATAAAAATATGTCTCAGCTATCAGAGACCCAGTGCGAGGAGGAAATCATGGAAGCCCACAGGAAGGTTCAGGAGCTTACCGGCTATGAAATGAATCTGTTCCGCCCGCCCTACGGAGACTATAATAATGAAGTTATAAGCAGTGCGGCAAAGTGCGGCTACTATTCCGTTCAATGGGATGTGGATAGCCTTGACTGGAAAGATTACGGTACAAACGCAATTATTAAGGAGGTTACACAGAACAAGCATTTGGGAAACGGCAGCATTATCCTGTGCCATAACGGAGCGAAGTATACCGTGGACGCTTTGGATAAATTAATAACGGAGCTGAAAAACCAAGGCTACGAATTCGTACCGGTTTCTCAGCTCATTTACAAGGACCATTATCATATGGATATAGAAGGCAGGCAGATTAAAAATTGA